DNA sequence from the Bradyrhizobium diazoefficiens genome:
GATTGCCTTCTTTGTGGACGGCGCGGGTAGGCAGATGAGGTTTTATGCGGCAGTCGCGTCTTTTGCGCTGCATCGCCGCTTGACAGTCCCGGGGACCGCGCGCAACATCGTTCGTATACGAATGATAACGCGTCGTGATCCGCTGGCTTCGACATGGTGATGGAAACAACGAGCGCTGCCACCGACAAGATCCGCTGCGACGCCTGTCCGGTGATGTGCTACATCAAGCCGGGCGCGGCGGGCGCCTGCGACCGCTACGCCAATCACGAGGGCAAGCTGGTCCGCGTCGATCCCCATGTGATCCTGGAGCGCACCGTCTCGCATGGCGGCAAGCTCGTTCCGTTCAGCCGCACGGAAGATTGGGACGGCAGGATCGTCCACGAGCCCTCGACCTTTGTCACCGCGATCGGCGCGGGCACGACCTATCCGGACTATAAGCCGGCGCCTTTCATCGTCTCGTCCGAGGTCGACGGGGTCGACATGGTGACGGTCGTCACTGAGGGCATCTTCTCCTATTGCGGCATCAAGGTGAAGATCGACACCGACCGCTATCTCGGGCCGGAAACCGCAACCGTGCGTGCGCAAGGTGAGGCGGTCGGCCATGTCACCACCAGCGAATACGGCTCGCAGATGCTGTCGCTCGGCGGTGTGCATCATCTGACCGGCGGCTCCAAGAAGGAGGGCCGCGTCACCTGCGATACGCTGATGGATCTCGCCAATTGCAAGGCGGTGGAACTGACCATCGACGGCGGCGCGAGCGTGGTGGTGCAGGCCGGCCAACCACCGATCGTCAACGGCGTCAAAGAAGAGCGCATGCGCGTTGGCTGCGGCTCGGCCACGATCGGCATGTTCGCCAAGCAATGGCATGGCAAGGTCGATGAAGTCGTCGTGGTCGACGATCACATCACTGGTGTGCTGAGCGAGCATCAGGCCGGCAAGCTGCTCGACATCGCCGACACCGGCATCAAGATGAAGGGCCGGCGCTCGACCCCCGGCCGCTATTTCCAGGTTGCCGATCCCGGCACGGGGTGGGGCGGCACCAACATCTCCGACCCGCTAGCCATCCTCGGTCCGTTCGACGCCAAGGAGGCCAAGCCCGGCCTTTCGATGCTGATGGTCTCCACGACCGGCGAGCATTCGTCCTATTACGTGCTGGACGAAGCCTTGAAGCCGGTCGAGACGGAGATGCCGGCCGACCTTAAATTCTCGGTCGAGCGGATCCAGGAGAATTGCGAGCCGGCGCTGTGCACGGTGCTGTTCATGGCCGGGGCCGGCGGTTCCTTACGCGCGGGGGTCACCGACAATCCAGTGCGGCTGACGCGCTCGGTCAAGGATGCGCTGACGCGCGTCACCAGCGGCGGCGCGCCGGTCTATGTCTGGCCGGGCGGCGGCATCACCTATATGGTCGATGTGACCCAGATGCCTTCAGGCGCGTTCGGCTATGTGCCGACCCCGGCGCTGGTCGCGCCGATCGAATTCACGATGAAGCTGGCCGACTATGCCGCGCTTGGCGGACACATGGACTACGTCAAGCCGCTCTCCGAGGTCAGGGGCGGCGATGATGTCCGGCAATTGCCTTGGCAGAACCCAATACCGGGATCGCGGCCATGACAAGGCTCCCGCAAATCGCATTGCTGTCTGATGGCCGGCGGCTGCATTTGCAGGATGGACCGATTGACCTGATCGTCGAGGCGAGGGGAGAGCCGGGCGAGGTGCGTGCGGCCTATGAGGCTGCGGCGCGGCGATTCACCGGGCTGCTCGACGAGCTCTGCGCGGAATTGCCGGAACTGCGGACCGCCGCTGAGCGGACGTCGCTGAAGGGCGTGGTGGCGTGT
Encoded proteins:
- a CDS encoding 6-hydroxynicotinate reductase, which produces MVMETTSAATDKIRCDACPVMCYIKPGAAGACDRYANHEGKLVRVDPHVILERTVSHGGKLVPFSRTEDWDGRIVHEPSTFVTAIGAGTTYPDYKPAPFIVSSEVDGVDMVTVVTEGIFSYCGIKVKIDTDRYLGPETATVRAQGEAVGHVTTSEYGSQMLSLGGVHHLTGGSKKEGRVTCDTLMDLANCKAVELTIDGGASVVVQAGQPPIVNGVKEERMRVGCGSATIGMFAKQWHGKVDEVVVVDDHITGVLSEHQAGKLLDIADTGIKMKGRRSTPGRYFQVADPGTGWGGTNISDPLAILGPFDAKEAKPGLSMLMVSTTGEHSSYYVLDEALKPVETEMPADLKFSVERIQENCEPALCTVLFMAGAGGSLRAGVTDNPVRLTRSVKDALTRVTSGGAPVYVWPGGGITYMVDVTQMPSGAFGYVPTPALVAPIEFTMKLADYAALGGHMDYVKPLSEVRGGDDVRQLPWQNPIPGSRP